Proteins co-encoded in one Malus domestica chromosome 09, GDT2T_hap1 genomic window:
- the LOC103410915 gene encoding boron transporter 4-like — MESFKSPFRGIANDVRGRAACYKHDWVGGFQAGIGILAPTTYIFFASALPVIAFGEQLSTDTDGILSTVETLASTAICGIIHSIFGGQPLLILGVAEPTVIMYNYMYDFAKGRKELGPELFLAWVAWVWVWTALFLILLALFNACDIINRFTRIAGELFGMLISVLFIQEAIKGIVSEFKIPKGEDPKLETYQFQWLYTNGLLGVIFTFGLLYTALKSRKARSWWYATGWFRSFIADYGVPLMVLVWTALSFSVPHNVPPRVPRRLYIPVAWDSASLHHWTVIKDMGKVSPGYVFAAIIPAVMVAGLYFFDHSVASQMAQQHEFNLKKPPAYHYDILLLGFMTLLCGLLGLPPSNGVLPQSPMHTKSLAVLKKQSIRRKMVKSAKESIKQKANNSEIYGKMQAVFIEMDNLTTPTSEVKELNDLKEAVMKSENKGEDTTDAFDPEKHIDAYLPVRVTEQRLSNLLQSLLVAASVFAMPAIKKIPTSVLWGYFAYMAIDSLPGNQFWERMLLLFISPSRQYKVLEGGHASFVESVPFKFIAIFTLFQIVYLLVCFGITWIPMAGILFPLPFFLLIWIRQHLLPKFFQSHHLQELDSAEWEEVVGAPVRSLSLSSGKSETSNEGGVEMCDAEILDKLTTSRGELKIRASFSEDKRTSFSEDRRGQVHPQNLGQTE, encoded by the exons GCAGGAATCGG GATTCTCGCCCCAACAACCTACATCTTCTTCGCTTCAGCTCTTCCTGTTATAGCATTTGGAGAGCAACTGAGCACAGATACAG ATGGAATTTTGAGCACGGTAGAAACCTTGGCCTCTACTGCTATTTGTGGTATAATACACTCGATTTTTGGTGGACAACCTCTCTTGATTTTAGGAGTCGCCGAACCCACTGTTATTATGTACAATTACATGTACGACTTTGCCAAAGGAAGGAAAGAATTGGGGCCGGAGCTGTTTTTGGCTTGGGTTGCATG GGTTTGGGTCTGGACAGCTCTTTTCCTCATTCTTCTTGCACTATTCAATGCTTGTGATATCATCAACAGATTTACGAGGATTGCAGGCGAACTTTTTGGCATGTTGATTTCTGTTTTATTCATTCAAGAGGCTATCAAG GGTATAGTGAGTGAATTCAAAATTCCCAAAGGCGAAGATCCAAAGTTGGAGACGTATCAATTTCAGTGGCTTTACACAAATGGACTGTTAGGGGTCATATTTACTTTTGGACTACTGTATACTGCTTTGAAGAGCAGAAAGGCAAGGTCCTGGTGGTATGCAACAG GATGGTTCAGAAGTTTCAttgcagattatggagttcctTTAATGGTGTTGGTATGGACTGCATTATCATTTAGTGTCCCACACAATGTCCCTCCAAGAGTTCCCAGAAGGCTCTATATCCCTGTAGCTTGGGATTCTGCGTCTTTACACCATTGGACTGTCATCAAG GATATGGGGAAGGTTTCTCCTGGATACGTCTTTGCTGCCATTATACCTGCTGTGATGGTGGCTGGACTTTATTTTTTTGACCATAGTGTCGCTTCACAGATGGCACAACAACATGAGTTCAATCTAAAGAAGCCGCCTGCGTATCATTATGATATCTTGTTGTTGGGATTCATG ACTCTGCTTTGCGGATTGCTTGGGCTTCCTCCTTCTAACGGGGTTCTGCCACAGTCACCGATGCACACTAAGAGCCTTGCTGTTCTTAAGAAGCAG TCGATAcgaaggaaaatggtgaagagtGCTAAGGAATCAATAAAACAGAAAGCTAACAACTCTGAAATCTATGGGAAAATGCAAGCTGTGTTCATAGAGATGGACAACTTGACTACA CCTACTTCGGAAGTTAAAGAGCTAAATGATTTGAAGGAGGCAGTTATGAAGAGTGAAAATAAAGGGGAGGATACAACGGATGCATTTGATCCTGAGAAGCACATTGATGCATACTTGCCAGTCAGAGTTACTGAGCAAAGATTGAGCAATTTGTTGCAGTCGCTTCTTGTGGCAGCATCAGTTTTTGCCATGCCTGCCATCAAGAAGATACCGACATCAGTTTTGTGGGGATATTTTGCTTACATGGCCATTGACAGCCTTCCAGGAAACCAATTCTGGGAAAGGATGCTACTACTCTTCATCTCCCCTAGCCGACAGTACAA GGTCTTGGAAGGGGGCCATGCTTCCTTTGTGGAGTCAGTGCCATTCAAATTCATAGCCATATTTACACTCTTCCAGATTGTTTACTTGCTGGTCTGTTTTGGTATTACATGGATCCCCATGGCTGGAATTTTGTTCCCCTTGCCTTTCTTCCTTCTCATATGGATAAGACAGCATCTCCTCCCCaaattcttccaatcacatcaCTTGCAAGAGCTGGACTCAGCTGAATGGGAGGAAGTTGTGGGCGCCCCAGTACGCTCTCTCAGCCTCAGTTCTGGG AAATCGGAAACTTCCAACGAAGGTGGAGTGGAGATGTGTGATGCTGAGATATTAGACAAGCTAACAACCAGCAGAGGGGAGCTGAAGATCAGAGCGAGCTTCAGCGAAGACAAACGAACCAGCTTCAGTGAAGATAGACGCGGCCAG GTTCACCCTCAGAATTTAGGCCAAACAGAGTGA
- the LOC139187838 gene encoding uncharacterized protein, producing the protein MIALPLTRLTRKDVKFEWDNKCGESFQQLKYYLTHAPVLALPDDIGNYEVYSDASLNGLGCRDLNLCQRRWIELLSDYDCTIEYHPGRANAVADALSRKTLARLNAIYDCHVPLLADLRSIGVELGMEDREEALLANFQVRPALIDRVLEAQMIDEETQEIIQARNQGKKKDFEIREIDGMLMQENRMYMSNNAELKKEILDEAHISTYAKHLGGTKMYHTIRPFYY; encoded by the exons atgATTGCTCTGCCATTGACGAGGTTGACtcgaaaggatgttaagtttgagtgggataataaATGTGGGGAAAGTTTCCAACAGCTGAAATACtacctcactcatgcacctgttctaGCACTTCCTGATGATATCggtaattatgaggtttatagtgatgcttctttgaatgggtTGGGTTGc agagatcttaatctttGTCAACGGAGGTGGATAGAAttacttagtgactatgattgcacgattgagtatcatcctggtcgtgcaaatgcagtggctGATGCACTTAGTAGAAAGACTCTAGCCAGACTTAATGCCatttatgattgtcatgttcctctccTAGCAGATTTGAGGTCCATTGGAGTGGAGCTAggaatggaagatcgagaagaagccttgcttgctaattttcaggTTAGGCCAGctttaattgatcgtgtgcttgaggctcagatgattgatgaggagacccaggaaataattcaagcaaggaaccaaggcaaaaagaaagatttcgaGATTCGAGAAattgatggcatgcttatgcaggaaaacAGGATGTATATGTCgaataatgcagagttaaagaaagaaattttggatgaagcacatatttcaaCATATGCGAAGCATCTAGgaggcactaagatgtatcataccattagaccattttattattag